In Vicia villosa cultivar HV-30 ecotype Madison, WI unplaced genomic scaffold, Vvil1.0 ctg.000077F_1_1, whole genome shotgun sequence, a single window of DNA contains:
- the LOC131623660 gene encoding probable aquaporin SIP2-1, which produces MPRRSRLVVVSDFVLSFMWLCSGVLVRLFVFKILGFSNTDDHVAEFMKLSFSIANMFLFAFLAKVSRGGAYNPLAVLVDAITGDFCNFFFCVGFRIPAQVVGYIVGVKLVIGAIPEVGHGPHLNVDILQGALTEGILTFVIVSISLVLSATRISKSFFMKTWISSLSKLTLHILGSNLTGGCMNPASVMAWTYGRGDHITMEHIFVYWIAPVMATILAMCTFRFLVRRFKTGSKSKSD; this is translated from the exons ATGCCACGACGAAGTAGGTTGGTTGTTGTATCAGATTTTGTTCTATCTTTCATGTGGCTATGTTCTGGTGTTCTGGTTCGATTATTCGTCTTCAAAATTCTCGGTTTTTCTAATACTGATGATCATGTTGCTGAGTTTATGAAGCTCTCATTTTCCATAGCCAACATGTTCTTGTTTGCTTTCCTTGCCAAGGTTTCTCGTGGCGGTGCTTACAATCCTCTCGCTGTTTTGGTCGATGCTATCACTGGAGATTTTTGTAACTTCTTTTTCTGTGTTGGTTTCAGAATTCCTGCTCAG GTGGTTGGATATATTGTTGGAGTAAAACTTGTGATTGGTGCTATTCCGGAAGTAGGACATGGACCACATTTGAATGTTGACATTCTTCAAGGAGCATTGACAGAAGGAATATTAACATTTGTAATTGTAAGCATTTCACTTGTGCTTTCCGCAACAAGAATCAGCAAAAGTTTCTTCATGAAGACTTGGATTTCCAGCCTATCCAAGTTAACACTTCATATACTTGGCTCTAATCTAACCGGTGGTTGTATGAACCCCGCTTCT GTAATGGCATGGACTTATGGTCGAGGGGATCACATAACAATGGAACACATCTTCGTGTATTGGATTGCCCCTGTAATGGCAACTATTCTGGCAATGTGTACATTCAGATTTTTAGTACGACGTTTTAAAACAGGCTCAAAAAGTAAATCAGATTAA